A single region of the Glycine max cultivar Williams 82 chromosome 20, Glycine_max_v4.0, whole genome shotgun sequence genome encodes:
- the LOC106797704 gene encoding uncharacterized protein produces MKLVWSPELALKSYMDTIRSCEKFKEAGVPKLLSAMAIGWNTKFILESWSCGGSVAESVGLAIVACNMWARHFLYLFFLFAFSLLSTAAVVFTVASLWHLASVISVLEPFYGLAAMKKSYQLLKGKLRYTAVLVSAYLVACEVISSVFSVVVVHGGEDYGVFTRIMVGGFLVELLMSALRTMDLHEPQIPPCDHLYSRRHHRQLKGLI; encoded by the exons ATGAAGCTCGTTTGGTCTCCAGAATTAGCCTTGAAATCCTACATGGACACAATTAGATCA TGTGAGAAATTCAAGGAAGCAGGAGTACCTAAGTTGCTATCAGCAATGGCTATAGGATGGAACACAAAATTCATATTGGAATCATGGTCTTGCGGTGGCTCTGTAGCGGAGAGTGTAGGCCTAGCAATTGTAGCTTGTAACATGTGGGCAAGACAC TTCCTCTACCTCTTCTTCCTCTTCGCCTTCTCCCTCCTCTCCACCGCCGCCGTCGTCTTCACCGTCGCCTCCCTCTGGCACCTCGCCTCTGTCATCTCTGTCCTCGAGCCCTTCTACGGCCTCGCCGCCATGAAGAAGTCCTACCAACTCCTCAAGGGCAAGCTCCGGTACACTGCGGTCCTCGTCTCCGCCTATTTGGTCGCCTGCGAGGTTATCTCCAGTGTTTTCAGCGTGGTTGTGGTGCATGGTGGGGAAGACTATGGAGTTTTCACCAGAATTATGGTGGGAGGGTTCCTTGTGGAGCTTTTGATGAGCGCGTTGAGGACCATGGACCTGCATGAACCGCAGATTCCACCATGCGACCACCTTTACTCGAGAAGACATCATCGTCAACTCAAGGGGTTAATATGA
- the LOC100775840 gene encoding amino acid transporter AVT1C, whose amino-acid sequence MNNSVSENSFIIESDEEDEEKDLNKGGVDGNDSDSSNYSNENPPQRKPSSYNISWPQSYRQSIDLYSSVPSPNIGYLGTPSLSRLSSSFLSTSLTRRHTPEALPSVAKPLIQDTEDEQHQRRSSHTLLPPLPSRRSSLIKKDSKVIHHEVPSGHCSFGQAVLNGINVLCGVGILSTPYAAKVGGWLGLSILVIFAIISFYTGLLLRSCLDSEPELETYPDIGQAAFGTTGRIAISIVLYVELYACCIEYIILEGDNLSSLFPSAHLNLGGIELNSHTLFAVITTLAVLPTVWLRDLSILSYISAGGVVASILVVLCLLWVGIEDVGFHSKGTTLNLATLPVAVGLYGYCYSGHAVFPNIYTSMANPNQFPGVLLACFGICTLLYAGAAVLGYTMFGEAILSQFTLNMPKELVATKIAVWTTVVNPFTKYALTISPVAMSLEELIPSNHAKSYLYSIFIRTGLVLSTLVIGLSVPFFGLVMSLIGSLLTMLVTLILPCACFLRILRGKVTRTQAALCITIITVGVVCSAFGSYSALAEIVKSLRG is encoded by the exons ATGAATAACTCTGTTTCAGAAAACAGTTTCATCATTGAGAgtgatgaagaagatgaggagaaGGATTTGAATAAAGGTGGAGTTGATGGAAACGATTCTGATTCTTCCAATTACTCAAATGAAAACCCTCCACAGCGAAAGCCCAGTTCTTACAACATTTCATGGCCTCAGAGTTACAG GCAATCTATTGATCTATATAGTAGTGTGCCATCACCAAACATTGGATATTTGGGCACACCTTCTCTGTCAAGACTAAGCAGTTCTTTTCTTTCTACATCATTGACAAGGAGGCACACTCCTGAAGCACTTCCTTCAGTGGCAAAGCCTCTGATACAAGACACAGAAGATGAGCAGCATCAGAGACGTAGCTCTCACACCTTGCTTCCTCCTCTTCCTTCTAGAAGGTCTTCTTTGATTAAGAAGGATTCCAAGGTTATTCATCATGAAGTTCCCTCTGGCCACTGCTCTTTTGGACAAGCTGTGCTTAATG GCATAAATGTTCTTTGTGGTGTTGGAATCCTTTCTACACCTTATGCTGCCAAAGTAGGTGGATGGCTTGGGCTTTCTATATTGGTCATTTTtgcaattatttcattttatactgGGCTGCTTTTGCGTTCCTGCTTGGACAGTGAACCTGAGCTTGAGACATACCCTGATATTGGCCAAGCTGCTTTTGGTACTACTGGACGTATTGCCATTTCA ATAGTATTATACGTGGAATTATAT GCTTGTTGcattgaatatataattttggagGGCGACAATTTGTCTTCCTTATTTCCAAGTGCACACTTAAATTTGGGTGGAATTGAACTGAATTCACATACATTGTTTGCTGTGATTACTACCTTGGCTGTTCTTCCTACTGTTTGGCTCCGTGACCTAAGTATTCTAAGTTACATATCTG CTGGTGGAGTTGTTGCATCAATTTTAGTGGTTCTCTGCCTATTATGGGTTGGCATAGAGGACGTAGGCTTTCATAGCAAAGGGACCACACTCAATCTTGCAACTCTTCCTGTTGCTGTTGGTCTTTATGGTTACTGCTACTCTGGACATGCTGTGTTCCCAAACATTTATACATCCATGGCAAATCCAAACCAATTCCCTGGAGTCCTCTTAGCATG TTTTGGAATTTGTACCTTGTTGTATGCTGGAGCTGCTGTATTGGGATACACAATGTTTGGAGAAGCTATTCTGTCTCAGTTCACTCTTAACATGCCTAAAGAATTGGTAGCAACCAAGATTGCTGTCTGGACTACG GTGGTTAATCCATTTACCAA GTATGCGTTGACTATATCCCCAGTGGCAATGAGTCTGGAGGAGTTGATACCATCAAACCATGCCAAGTCTTATCTATATTCCATCTTCATCAGAACAGGGTTGGTACTTTCTACCCTGGTTATTGGTCTCTCAGTTCCCTTTTTTG gTCTGGTGATGTCATTGATTGGATCATTACTCACAATGCTTGTT ACTTTGATACTACCCTGTGCTTGTTTCCTAAGAATCTTGCGGGGCAAAGTGACACGAACACAG GCAGCACTTTGCATTACAATTATCACAGTAGGTGTTGTATGTTCTGCTTTTGGATCATACTCCGCCCTTGCCGAGATTGTGAAGAGTTTGAGGGGATGA